The following proteins are encoded in a genomic region of Sneathiella marina:
- a CDS encoding gamma-glutamylcyclotransferase has translation MTRSYDLVLEPDLPPVDFPLPDLPKNEDLWIFGYGSLMWRPGFEHLGVQDAQLFGYHRAFCVSSVVHRGTREKPGLVLGLDRGGSCKGKGILCPAAIREPVIDYLYRREMVTRVYVPKMVRIKTGSGGEMVPALTFVADPAHEQYCGKPTVEDAARIIAGAHGRGGPNRDYLASTLEHLDDFGIADGPLHQIMTLIDRME, from the coding sequence ATGACACGTTCCTATGATCTCGTGCTTGAGCCGGACTTGCCGCCTGTGGATTTCCCTCTGCCAGATCTTCCCAAAAATGAAGATTTATGGATTTTTGGATATGGATCGCTTATGTGGCGGCCGGGATTCGAGCATTTAGGCGTGCAGGACGCACAGCTGTTTGGATATCATCGGGCTTTTTGCGTTTCCTCCGTTGTGCATCGCGGAACCCGCGAAAAACCGGGCCTCGTCCTTGGGCTGGACCGGGGCGGCTCGTGCAAGGGAAAGGGTATTCTATGTCCGGCGGCAATCCGGGAACCGGTCATAGACTATCTGTATCGCCGGGAGATGGTGACACGTGTTTACGTTCCGAAAATGGTACGTATAAAAACAGGATCCGGGGGGGAAATGGTGCCGGCATTGACATTCGTTGCCGATCCGGCCCATGAGCAATATTGTGGTAAACCAACCGTCGAGGATGCGGCGCGTATCATCGCGGGTGCCCATGGTCGCGGCGGACCTAATCGTGATTATCTTGCCAGTACATTGGAGCATCTGGATGATTTTGGTATCGCAGATGGTCCCTTACACCAGATTATGACATTGATCGACAGAATGGAATGA
- a CDS encoding TauD/TfdA dioxygenase family protein, which translates to MVEVHKLDAACGAEIRNADLSSALSSADLRIIRTAWMEHHVLVFPEQKLENDDLVRFAEYLGPIGDDPFIKPIEEHDRIAAIHRKADETGRIFADNWHSDWSFMSTPPAGTFLYGIVIPPTGGDTYFSNQHLAYESMQSDMKEKYEELLSIHSARTAYSRDGVYAKKNYDGTMNISVSDEANEIQHHPLVRTHPESGKQGIFGGSYVVDFEGVEETRAKKIIEELVAWQDREEFVYRHKWKPNMLVLWDNRSVLHRASGGYEGYERRLHRLTIADSADYY; encoded by the coding sequence ATGGTAGAAGTTCATAAACTAGACGCAGCCTGCGGTGCTGAAATCCGGAACGCGGACCTCTCATCTGCTCTTTCTTCAGCGGATCTTCGCATCATTCGCACTGCCTGGATGGAACATCATGTTCTTGTTTTTCCTGAACAAAAGCTTGAGAATGATGATCTTGTGAGATTTGCAGAATATCTGGGGCCAATCGGTGACGACCCTTTTATTAAACCGATAGAAGAACATGATCGCATTGCGGCGATCCATCGAAAGGCGGACGAAACGGGCCGTATATTTGCAGACAACTGGCATTCTGACTGGAGTTTTATGTCTACTCCGCCAGCCGGCACATTTCTTTATGGCATTGTCATTCCGCCCACCGGCGGTGACACCTATTTTTCCAATCAGCATCTCGCTTATGAATCGATGCAATCGGACATGAAGGAAAAATACGAAGAACTTCTGTCCATTCACTCCGCCAGAACCGCATATTCGCGTGACGGCGTTTATGCCAAGAAAAATTATGATGGCACCATGAACATTTCCGTCTCAGACGAGGCAAATGAAATTCAACATCATCCTCTTGTTCGTACCCACCCCGAAAGCGGTAAACAAGGTATATTTGGAGGCAGCTATGTTGTTGATTTTGAGGGGGTTGAAGAAACCCGGGCCAAGAAAATAATTGAAGAACTTGTGGCTTGGCAGGATAGGGAAGAATTTGTCTATCGGCATAAATGGAAACCAAATATGCTGGTACTATGGGATAATCGCTCGGTTCTGCATCGGGCATCCGGTGGCTATGAAGGGTATGAACGGCGCCTGCATCGCCTGACAATCGCCGATAGCGCTGACTATTACTGA
- a CDS encoding D-glycero-alpha-D-manno-heptose-1,7-bisphosphate 7-phosphatase gives MLILLDRDGVINEDRADFVKSPEELVFIPGSLEAIARLNNAGHLVAVVTNQSCIGRGIITEDQLTAIHSKLHDNLRAVKAHLDAIFVAPDAPWAATQMRKPGPGMMLKAMDRFRQASGETVLIGDSPGDMEAAFVAGCHRVLVQTGKGQRTQRAGLAPHLLPVSVARDLEQAVDYVLEERF, from the coding sequence ATGCTCATACTTTTGGATAGAGACGGTGTCATAAATGAAGATCGGGCAGATTTCGTCAAGTCACCGGAAGAGCTGGTATTTATTCCCGGCTCCCTGGAAGCGATTGCAAGACTGAACAATGCCGGTCATCTGGTAGCCGTTGTCACCAACCAGTCTTGTATCGGCCGGGGTATAATTACGGAAGACCAGCTGACGGCTATCCACAGTAAACTCCACGATAACTTGAGGGCTGTAAAAGCCCATCTCGACGCAATATTTGTCGCGCCCGATGCACCATGGGCCGCGACACAAATGCGAAAACCCGGCCCGGGAATGATGCTGAAAGCGATGGATAGATTTAGGCAGGCTTCAGGCGAAACAGTGCTGATCGGCGATAGTCCAGGAGATATGGAAGCGGCCTTCGTTGCTGGATGCCATCGGGTCCTTGTGCAAACCGGCAAAGGCCAGCGAACACAACGAGCAGGATTGGCGCCGCATCTCCTTCCCGTCTCGGTTGCGCGCGACCTTGAACAAGCAGTAGACTACGTGCTTGAGGAGAGGTTTTAA
- a CDS encoding cell division protein FtsX, producing MIQIFGKSAELQLEKDVSSRYLPVVISAMIFLAALAIGGISSLSGAINDWSETLTENLTAEIAYEAGVDLDAKVDAAVKLLSETPGITSVRAIELNETLKLLEPFLGKSAAIAQLPVPRLIEVIVEDDGALDLQALNDKLSKAVSGAKLDTHRPWLDKMIVLGRSVQLLAFAVMLLIGLVTVIIVIFAVRTGLTMHSDVIQVLHLIGAQDRYIAEQFQNYFSRLSFLGALPGLITAIIVMFIFNFLVGSLEASMLPPLNLGIFGFVSLAILPFLVALLTRYTVRTVVLKSLSRMM from the coding sequence ATGATACAAATTTTTGGTAAATCCGCAGAATTGCAACTGGAAAAGGATGTCTCCAGCCGGTATTTACCGGTTGTAATCTCCGCTATGATTTTTCTAGCGGCCCTTGCTATTGGCGGGATTTCGTCGTTAAGCGGCGCGATCAACGATTGGTCCGAAACGCTGACAGAAAACCTGACCGCCGAGATTGCCTATGAAGCGGGAGTGGATCTGGATGCAAAAGTGGATGCCGCCGTTAAATTGCTGTCCGAAACGCCCGGAATAACATCTGTTCGCGCAATCGAATTGAATGAAACTTTGAAGCTCCTGGAACCCTTTCTCGGCAAAAGCGCAGCCATTGCCCAACTCCCCGTACCACGGCTCATCGAAGTCATTGTGGAGGATGATGGCGCGCTGGACTTGCAGGCACTCAACGATAAACTCTCCAAGGCGGTTTCGGGTGCTAAGCTGGATACGCATCGGCCATGGCTGGATAAGATGATTGTGCTGGGCCGGTCTGTTCAGCTTCTCGCGTTCGCTGTCATGCTATTGATAGGTTTAGTCACTGTGATTATTGTTATATTTGCGGTCCGAACCGGCCTGACTATGCATTCAGATGTCATACAAGTGTTGCACCTTATCGGCGCACAAGATCGATATATTGCAGAGCAATTCCAGAATTACTTCTCCCGTCTGAGCTTTCTCGGCGCACTTCCCGGACTTATAACCGCCATTATTGTCATGTTTATTTTTAATTTTCTTGTCGGATCATTGGAAGCGTCTATGTTGCCGCCCCTGAATCTCGGAATTTTCGGCTTTGTGTCTCTCGCCATACTTCCCTTTCTGGTCGCTTTGTTAACCAGATATACAGTCAGAACCGTTGTTCTGAAATCTCTCAGCCGGATGATGTAA
- the ftsE gene encoding cell division ATP-binding protein FtsE has product MVRFENVGMRYGMGPEVLRDISFHLRPGSFHFLTGPTGAGKSSLLKLLALSHRPSRGLVTLFDREVSTLERDDLPAFRRKIGVVYQEFRLLDHLSAIDNVALPLKIAGAVDSQIYQHVAELLEWVGLGNQVDAKPPTLSGGEKQRVAIARAIINRPQLLIADEPTGSMDAEMGLRLMRLFQELNKIGTTVVVATHDLDMIQRFGNPVMYLRDGLLSSRSAANIPERFDETDT; this is encoded by the coding sequence TTGGTCAGATTTGAAAATGTAGGCATGCGGTATGGCATGGGGCCGGAAGTTTTACGTGATATCAGTTTTCATTTGCGTCCCGGATCCTTTCACTTCCTAACCGGCCCTACCGGTGCCGGGAAAAGTTCTCTGTTGAAATTGCTGGCGCTCTCCCATCGGCCCAGCCGTGGTCTCGTGACCTTGTTCGATCGGGAAGTCTCCACACTGGAGCGCGACGATCTGCCCGCATTTCGGCGAAAAATTGGTGTCGTTTATCAGGAGTTCCGGCTGTTGGATCACTTGTCTGCAATCGACAATGTCGCCCTGCCGTTAAAAATTGCCGGCGCAGTTGATAGCCAGATATATCAGCATGTGGCAGAATTGCTCGAGTGGGTTGGCCTGGGAAATCAAGTGGATGCCAAGCCACCGACATTGTCTGGCGGTGAAAAACAGCGGGTTGCCATTGCCCGAGCCATCATAAACCGTCCTCAATTGCTGATTGCCGATGAGCCAACGGGAAGTATGGATGCGGAAATGGGCCTGCGCTTGATGCGGTTGTTCCAGGAGCTCAATAAGATTGGGACAACGGTTGTGGTCGCCACCCATGATTTGGACATGATACAAAGATTCGGAAATCCCGTGATGTATTTAAGAGATGGCCTCCTGTCCTCACGTAGCGCCGCCAATATCCCCGAGCGTTTCGACGAGACTGACACATGA
- the hpt gene encoding hypoxanthine phosphoribosyltransferase, protein MADSKPQIEILFSSADIAKRNEDLAEEIANDLGEDILVIAVLKGSFVFAADLIRSLHHAGVQPQIDFMALSSYGDKTISSGTVVITRDIVDTVKGRKVLLIDDILESGRTMDFAKNDLLSRGAETVKTCLMLDKKGKRVNDFEADFVGFDCPDLFVIGYGLDYAHYYRELPYIGYIVQN, encoded by the coding sequence ATGGCAGATTCGAAGCCACAAATTGAAATTTTGTTTTCAAGCGCTGATATTGCAAAGCGCAACGAGGATCTAGCGGAAGAAATCGCAAATGATCTGGGCGAAGACATACTTGTCATTGCTGTATTGAAAGGCAGTTTCGTGTTCGCTGCCGATCTTATCCGTTCATTACATCATGCAGGAGTTCAGCCTCAAATCGACTTTATGGCGCTTTCCTCTTACGGGGACAAAACAATCAGCAGCGGAACGGTTGTCATCACGCGCGATATCGTCGATACCGTAAAAGGTCGCAAGGTACTGTTGATCGACGATATTCTGGAATCCGGACGAACCATGGATTTCGCAAAAAATGACCTTTTATCCCGCGGTGCTGAAACAGTAAAAACCTGCTTGATGCTCGATAAAAAGGGAAAGCGCGTAAATGATTTTGAAGCAGACTTTGTTGGCTTCGATTGCCCGGACCTGTTTGTCATTGGTTATGGGCTGGATTATGCTCATTATTACCGGGAGCTTCCTTATATCGGGTATATCGTTCAGAATTGA
- a CDS encoding lysophospholipid acyltransferase family protein gives MNLAFLPMLFFDKIWIVRGQTLWTNGIIFLLRTICGLRLEIRGEENLPAGAAVIACKHQSAFETMIFHRITRDPAVILKKELLNIPVYGWYCRKTKMIAVDRKGQAAALKSMLAQARTALDDNRPIIIFPEGTRSAVDSDLPFQPGIAALYSKLKQPVTPVALNTGLFWPRKSFLCRPGKMVIEFLPPIEAGLDRKIFMTELKSRIESRTKELVDEGRAQYLSN, from the coding sequence ATGAATCTGGCATTTCTGCCCATGCTCTTTTTTGATAAAATCTGGATTGTGCGCGGTCAGACCCTCTGGACGAACGGAATCATATTTTTACTTCGGACCATTTGTGGTCTTCGGCTGGAGATACGCGGTGAGGAAAACTTGCCGGCGGGAGCCGCGGTCATTGCCTGCAAGCATCAATCGGCATTCGAGACGATGATCTTTCACCGCATAACCCGTGACCCGGCGGTTATCCTGAAAAAGGAGCTGCTTAATATTCCTGTATATGGATGGTATTGCCGTAAAACCAAAATGATCGCGGTTGACCGAAAGGGTCAAGCCGCAGCGTTAAAGAGTATGTTGGCACAGGCTCGAACTGCCCTGGATGACAACCGGCCCATCATCATTTTTCCAGAAGGAACCCGGTCCGCAGTCGATAGTGACTTACCTTTTCAACCCGGTATCGCCGCCCTGTATTCCAAACTCAAGCAACCCGTAACGCCGGTTGCCTTGAATACGGGATTATTCTGGCCCCGGAAAAGCTTCCTTTGTCGACCCGGAAAAATGGTAATTGAATTTCTCCCGCCTATTGAGGCCGGGCTGGACCGGAAGATCTTCATGACCGAGTTGAAATCCAGGATCGAAAGCAGGACCAAAGAACTGGTCGACGAAGGCAGAGCGCAATATCTGTCAAACTGA
- a CDS encoding DMT family transporter, whose protein sequence is MKFTAATSPETPFLMAMPIIFVFLWSTGFIGAKLGLPYVEPLTFLATRFGICFLIMLPVILFTKTKWPARWQDFGHISVSGLLMHGGYLGFVFLSIDQGVPAGISSLIVGIQPLIVAALAGVLLGETVSRRQWIGLLLGLVGVFMVVFNKLSLGQGTTFGMSLSFIALFSIAIGTLYQKKFCAQMNLKSGNFIQFIAAGLYFYAMSLIFEDGNIVWHGELVFAMGWLVVVLSFGAVTLLYLLLRTGAAANVSSLFYLTPPCTAIVAYFLFDETLGPVSLLGMAVAVVGVALVNLKAKKAKTA, encoded by the coding sequence ATGAAATTCACCGCAGCCACATCGCCAGAGACGCCGTTTTTGATGGCCATGCCAATTATCTTCGTATTTTTATGGAGCACGGGGTTTATCGGTGCAAAGCTTGGCCTGCCCTATGTTGAACCCCTGACATTTCTGGCGACCCGGTTTGGTATTTGTTTTTTAATAATGCTACCGGTAATTCTTTTTACAAAAACCAAATGGCCCGCAAGGTGGCAGGATTTTGGACATATTTCCGTGAGTGGCCTCCTGATGCATGGCGGATATCTCGGGTTTGTCTTTCTGTCCATCGATCAGGGAGTTCCTGCGGGTATCTCTTCCCTTATTGTCGGGATCCAGCCGCTAATTGTGGCCGCTTTGGCGGGAGTGTTATTAGGTGAGACGGTCTCCCGCCGACAATGGATTGGGCTGCTTTTAGGTCTTGTCGGCGTGTTTATGGTGGTGTTCAATAAACTGAGTCTCGGGCAAGGCACTACTTTTGGCATGAGCCTTTCGTTCATTGCGCTCTTCAGTATTGCGATAGGCACTCTTTACCAGAAGAAATTCTGTGCGCAGATGAACTTGAAAAGTGGAAACTTCATCCAATTTATAGCTGCAGGACTGTATTTTTACGCGATGTCCCTGATTTTTGAAGACGGCAATATTGTCTGGCATGGTGAGCTGGTATTCGCCATGGGCTGGTTGGTGGTTGTCCTGTCCTTCGGCGCCGTCACATTACTTTATCTGCTTCTTCGGACAGGCGCCGCTGCGAATGTTTCCAGTCTTTTCTATCTGACCCCACCTTGTACGGCGATTGTCGCCTATTTTCTGTTTGATGAAACTTTGGGTCCGGTTTCACTTTTAGGGATGGCTGTTGCTGTTGTCGGAGTAGCGTTGGTGAACCTTAAAGCAAAGAAAGCGAAAACCGCATGA
- a CDS encoding response regulator, producing MARILVAEDEGALREFVSRALTHHGHEVSVAEDGAVALDMLAKDPTFDLLLTDIMMPIMDGIALALKVTKENPKLKILMMTGYAAERQRAHNLDSLIHDVIAKPFTLSEICEKVDEALASAAPAAGAVTTRDEGLVTKE from the coding sequence ATGGCGCGCATTTTAGTTGCAGAAGATGAAGGCGCTCTTCGGGAATTTGTGAGCCGTGCTTTAACCCATCATGGTCACGAAGTCAGTGTCGCGGAAGACGGCGCCGTTGCCCTGGATATGCTGGCGAAAGACCCAACTTTTGACCTCCTCCTGACAGATATCATGATGCCCATTATGGACGGTATTGCATTGGCGTTGAAAGTCACAAAAGAAAATCCGAAACTGAAGATATTGATGATGACCGGATATGCGGCGGAGAGGCAGCGTGCGCATAATTTGGACAGCTTAATCCACGATGTGATTGCAAAACCTTTTACATTATCAGAAATTTGCGAAAAGGTGGATGAAGCTTTGGCCAGTGCTGCCCCAGCTGCCGGGGCGGTAACGACACGCGATGAAGGTCTTGTTACCAAGGAATGA
- a CDS encoding TetR/AcrR family transcriptional regulator yields the protein MVKTKDAPISRKNVDRRKDSNHRIIQAAMELFAENGYQRTTLIQIGRKAGYTGTLVSNRFGSKERLLRAVLALILNRFETSGNIDQPSNNSDTVSIAVELSDFVAAYLEDVALRGTRIRALYVLMGEGMGSLPEITDEIAHVNEVFRGRISSFLESGKERGEFRDSLDILTTAVLIVGLLRGVAMQILVEPKSLALEDLVVATQKSIRSIVTIEAAM from the coding sequence ATGGTTAAAACTAAGGACGCCCCGATATCTCGAAAAAATGTTGATCGGCGTAAAGACTCCAATCATCGAATTATCCAGGCTGCTATGGAGTTATTTGCTGAGAACGGATATCAACGAACGACCTTGATTCAAATCGGCAGGAAAGCAGGCTATACCGGGACATTGGTAAGCAACCGTTTTGGAAGCAAGGAGCGTCTTTTGCGTGCTGTGCTTGCCCTTATCCTCAACCGCTTTGAAACCAGCGGGAATATTGATCAGCCCAGCAATAACTCAGACACCGTTTCGATAGCCGTGGAGCTATCTGATTTTGTCGCTGCGTATCTTGAAGATGTCGCGTTAAGGGGAACCAGAATTCGGGCGCTTTATGTCTTAATGGGAGAGGGAATGGGATCCCTGCCCGAAATAACAGATGAGATCGCCCATGTGAATGAGGTTTTCCGTGGCAGGATAAGTTCTTTTTTGGAAAGCGGGAAAGAGAGAGGAGAATTCAGGGACAGTCTGGATATATTAACAACAGCAGTGTTGATTGTCGGATTGTTGCGAGGTGTCGCCATGCAAATACTGGTAGAGCCAAAGTCTCTGGCATTGGAAGACCTTGTTGTTGCAACCCAGAAATCAATCCGATCCATTGTCACGATTGAAGCAGCAATGTGA
- a CDS encoding DUF3426 domain-containing protein — MPKTVPADLPEEKTMAEMAPAGGQEGLSIEQMTTPQSPVRAAASGKKGKRLGWLILLLVLIGIGVIAFYGRNYVVQIWPGSAALYQSLKIDVETTNTLGLEIHDLTTKTVLQNGVTTLTVTGVIKNVTDLTQPLPRVSVALINADDQHVYSWTTTVEEREVQPWGQVVFSTSMNQPPEEAKNVKVDLIEIGK, encoded by the coding sequence ATGCCGAAAACTGTGCCGGCAGATTTACCTGAAGAGAAAACCATGGCTGAAATGGCGCCGGCAGGCGGCCAGGAAGGGTTGAGCATTGAGCAAATGACGACGCCCCAGTCACCGGTGCGCGCAGCGGCGTCAGGAAAAAAAGGAAAGAGGCTCGGCTGGCTGATTCTCTTACTGGTCCTTATCGGGATCGGAGTTATCGCATTTTATGGACGCAATTACGTTGTTCAGATTTGGCCGGGAAGTGCTGCTCTTTACCAGTCCTTAAAAATAGATGTTGAAACCACGAATACACTCGGTTTGGAAATCCATGATTTGACAACGAAAACAGTGTTGCAAAATGGTGTCACAACTTTGACAGTTACCGGTGTAATAAAAAACGTGACGGATTTAACCCAGCCATTGCCCCGTGTAAGTGTCGCACTTATTAACGCGGATGATCAGCATGTTTACAGTTGGACCACAACTGTTGAAGAGCGTGAGGTCCAACCGTGGGGGCAGGTGGTGTTTTCCACAAGTATGAACCAACCGCCTGAAGAAGCGAAAAATGTCAAAGTGGATCTCATCGAGATCGGGAAATAG
- a CDS encoding adenosylcobalamin-dependent ribonucleoside-diphosphate reductase yields the protein MSSVAPISQQIWDMKYRHKSADASAKEKSIEDTWSRVAKALAEPEKNKAKWEKRFYDLLKDYKFLPAGRILSGAGTKRKVTLFNCFVMGNIPDDMSSIFDNLKEAALTMQQGGGIGYNFSTLRPKGAPVHGMGSDASGPLSFMDVWDSMCRTIMSAGSRRGAMMATMRCDHPDILDFIKAKQDPGRLRMFNLSVLVTDAFMNAVKQDEAWELSFEGTHYRTLQARELWDEIMRATYAFAEPGVIFIDRINNRNNLHYCETITSTNPCGEQPLPPYGACLLGSVNLTKMINDPFEKTAEIDVTQLDQVVRDAIRLMDNVVDVSGYPLSEQAHEAKAKRRIGLGITGLADALIMCGIKYGSDEAVKQTRDWMSQIRRSAYLASADIAAEKGSFPLYEEEPYLNGQTIQELDKDVRSAIKKNGIRNALVTSVAPTGTISLLADNISSGLEPVFSFSYTRNVLMPDGSRKAEEVTDYALRLYRRLKGNDAPLPDYFVDAQTLTPPEHVRMQAAVQEYIDSSISKTINCPEDISFENFKNIYMQAYDTGCKGCTTYRPNDVTGAVLEVKPEKSNDPQESLPLNEPFSKPEDSFEAGGIVYMTKPLDRPGTLPGQTYKLRWPESNHAIYITLNDIIQDGRRRPFEIFINSKNVEHFAWTVALTRMISAVFRRGGDVSFVVEELKAVFDPRGGAWVKGKYVPSLLAAIGGMIETHMIQIGFLPTPEITGDDVEEVSVAASSNERGPLHSLLRQCPQCGEAGLIKSEGCDTCTSCGYSKCS from the coding sequence ATGTCGTCCGTTGCACCCATTTCCCAGCAGATTTGGGATATGAAATACCGGCATAAATCTGCCGATGCCAGTGCAAAAGAGAAATCCATCGAGGATACATGGTCCCGTGTGGCCAAAGCACTGGCTGAACCGGAAAAAAACAAGGCGAAATGGGAAAAGAGGTTTTATGACCTCCTGAAGGATTACAAGTTCCTGCCAGCGGGACGGATCCTGTCAGGGGCCGGCACGAAGCGAAAAGTCACACTCTTCAATTGCTTTGTCATGGGCAATATCCCGGACGACATGTCTTCCATTTTCGACAATTTGAAGGAAGCGGCCCTTACCATGCAGCAAGGGGGCGGGATCGGCTATAATTTTTCGACCCTGCGACCCAAAGGAGCTCCCGTTCATGGTATGGGTTCTGATGCCTCCGGCCCCTTGAGCTTCATGGATGTCTGGGACAGCATGTGCCGCACCATCATGAGCGCGGGGTCACGACGGGGCGCCATGATGGCAACCATGCGCTGTGATCATCCGGATATTCTGGACTTCATCAAGGCGAAGCAGGATCCGGGGCGACTTCGGATGTTTAATTTATCGGTTCTTGTCACTGATGCCTTCATGAATGCCGTCAAACAAGACGAAGCCTGGGAACTTTCCTTTGAAGGAACCCATTATCGAACGTTACAGGCCCGCGAATTGTGGGATGAAATTATGCGGGCAACCTACGCTTTTGCAGAGCCTGGTGTCATTTTCATAGACCGAATTAATAATCGCAATAACCTCCATTATTGCGAAACCATCACAAGTACAAACCCCTGCGGCGAGCAACCGCTACCGCCCTACGGCGCCTGCCTGCTCGGATCTGTAAACCTGACAAAAATGATAAATGACCCGTTTGAGAAAACAGCGGAAATAGACGTTACCCAGCTCGATCAAGTTGTGCGCGATGCCATTCGCCTGATGGATAATGTGGTCGATGTTTCAGGATATCCGCTGTCCGAACAAGCCCATGAAGCGAAAGCCAAGCGGCGCATCGGCCTTGGTATTACGGGCCTCGCCGATGCCTTGATCATGTGCGGTATAAAATACGGCTCCGATGAGGCTGTTAAACAAACAAGAGACTGGATGAGTCAGATCAGAAGGTCTGCGTACCTGGCCTCCGCAGACATCGCAGCGGAAAAAGGGTCTTTTCCTTTATATGAGGAGGAGCCGTATTTAAACGGACAAACAATACAAGAACTAGATAAAGACGTCCGGTCCGCCATTAAGAAAAATGGCATCCGGAATGCTTTGGTGACCTCGGTTGCACCGACGGGAACCATCTCCCTTCTCGCCGATAATATATCCAGCGGGCTGGAGCCGGTATTCAGTTTCTCCTACACACGAAATGTCCTGATGCCTGACGGCAGTCGCAAAGCAGAGGAAGTCACCGACTATGCCCTTCGATTGTACCGCCGTCTTAAAGGCAATGACGCGCCTTTGCCGGATTACTTTGTCGATGCCCAAACCCTCACACCGCCGGAGCATGTGCGCATGCAAGCGGCGGTTCAGGAGTATATCGACAGCTCCATCAGTAAAACCATTAATTGCCCGGAAGATATTTCATTCGAGAATTTCAAAAATATCTATATGCAGGCCTATGATACGGGCTGTAAGGGCTGTACTACATATCGCCCCAATGACGTGACCGGCGCTGTCCTTGAGGTTAAACCGGAAAAATCGAATGATCCGCAAGAATCCCTACCCCTGAATGAACCCTTTTCAAAACCTGAAGACAGTTTTGAGGCAGGGGGCATCGTCTACATGACAAAACCGCTTGATCGACCGGGAACTTTACCAGGGCAAACCTACAAGCTGCGCTGGCCGGAAAGTAATCATGCCATATATATAACGCTGAACGATATCATTCAGGATGGCCGCCGCCGCCCATTCGAGATTTTCATTAATTCAAAAAATGTCGAGCATTTTGCCTGGACAGTTGCCCTCACGCGCATGATATCGGCCGTATTCCGACGCGGCGGTGATGTCAGCTTCGTCGTCGAGGAGTTGAAAGCCGTCTTCGATCCACGCGGCGGCGCCTGGGTTAAGGGAAAATACGTTCCGTCACTGCTGGCTGCCATTGGCGGAATGATCGAGACCCATATGATTCAAATAGGATTCCTGCCAACACCGGAGATTACCGGAGATGACGTGGAAGAAGTATCTGTAGCCGCCTCTTCAAATGAGAGGGGGCCGTTACACAGCCTGCTTCGGCAATGCCCTCAATGCGGGGAAGCCGGTTTGATCAAATCTGAGGGATGTGACACCTGTACCTCCTGCGGATATTCCAAATGCAGTTGA
- a CDS encoding YdcF family protein, protein MSLIFKSLIKVIFICGCFWLGGFLTFIHDIQITAPSLPQKVDGIVVLTGTPNRLKAGFDLLKEEPGARLLVSGVNAKVTRETLRQATGQSSSLMDCCVDLGRIARNTEGNAEETALWAKNHNIKEVLVVTSAYHMPRSLVELRRKMPDTALFAYPVKSATLDLQAWWTNLRTFVIVGGEFNKYVFSLIRSRLEIADKEEVRS, encoded by the coding sequence ATGAGTTTGATTTTCAAGAGTTTGATTAAAGTGATTTTCATCTGCGGCTGTTTTTGGTTGGGCGGGTTTCTGACATTTATTCATGATATTCAAATTACTGCGCCATCCTTGCCGCAAAAAGTCGATGGGATAGTCGTTTTGACCGGCACGCCGAACCGGTTAAAGGCAGGTTTTGACTTGCTGAAGGAAGAACCCGGCGCCAGATTGCTGGTTTCCGGTGTAAACGCAAAGGTAACGCGGGAAACCTTGCGACAGGCAACCGGCCAAAGCAGCAGTCTAATGGATTGTTGTGTTGATCTGGGCCGGATCGCTCGAAACACGGAAGGAAATGCGGAAGAAACCGCGTTATGGGCAAAAAATCACAATATTAAGGAAGTTTTGGTCGTCACCAGCGCCTATCATATGCCCCGCAGCCTGGTCGAACTCAGGCGCAAAATGCCTGATACAGCGTTGTTTGCATATCCTGTTAAAAGCGCCACACTGGATTTACAGGCGTGGTGGACGAACCTGCGCACGTTTGTCATTGTTGGCGGGGAATTTAACAAATATGTTTTCAGCCTGATTCGATCCCGCTTAGAAATTGCAGATAAGGAAGAGGTTCGCAGTTGA